One window of Actinomycetota bacterium genomic DNA carries:
- a CDS encoding DUF2079 domain-containing protein has product MAPSVAPPTAPSLDRRSPYLDLRPCVLAVAALLGLLALALEWYRFSSYRSLTMDLAVFDQAVWKLAHGHSPDVTVIGWNVFADHLSPVLLLFAPLYRLAATPLWLFLAQAIAFATGFLAVPSLLRAAGVDARLQRGFLVAYAATPLLWNALLVDFHPTTLAVPFLVVGLAAALRHDLRMLALMSVALLLIRDDLGLAVAAMALAGWTAAPSTRDRRQRVALAAVGLAWVLVGGAVGSALGASRHWVPRYGYLAATPGDALLHPWRTLPRLVLGLGRVDNLTLVVICLGALAILPVLSPRRLLLAGLVALPFLTAQDANLHTLRFHYEAPVLPFLLLAAATGVTRLDAERARAASRVLVPAVTVIVLLALGPLDTKSLTDETVAAGDARRALSSVGPNDRVVADDQLAPHLSQRDFLLPYPYPFAEARQPFPIAASVARVSPEVAATIDTVAIAALDGPPPELPGFTSHRYGTVVIYRRTGDAR; this is encoded by the coding sequence ATGGCTCCGTCGGTGGCCCCGCCCACCGCGCCCTCCCTCGACCGGCGCTCTCCCTACCTCGACCTTCGGCCCTGCGTGCTCGCCGTGGCAGCCCTGCTCGGCCTGCTCGCCCTCGCGCTCGAGTGGTACCGCTTCTCCAGCTACCGGTCGCTCACGATGGACCTCGCGGTGTTCGACCAGGCGGTCTGGAAGCTCGCACACGGCCACTCGCCCGATGTCACCGTCATCGGTTGGAACGTCTTCGCCGACCACCTCTCGCCGGTGCTGCTGCTGTTCGCTCCCCTCTACCGGCTGGCGGCAACACCGCTGTGGCTGTTCCTCGCCCAGGCGATCGCGTTCGCGACCGGGTTCCTCGCGGTGCCTTCGCTCCTGCGCGCCGCCGGTGTCGACGCCCGGCTACAGCGCGGCTTCCTGGTCGCCTACGCGGCGACGCCGCTGCTGTGGAACGCGCTGCTCGTCGACTTCCACCCCACAACGCTCGCGGTGCCGTTCCTCGTCGTGGGCCTCGCCGCCGCGCTGCGCCACGACCTTCGCATGCTGGCCCTCATGTCGGTGGCGCTGCTGCTCATCCGCGACGACCTCGGGCTCGCCGTCGCCGCGATGGCACTGGCCGGTTGGACGGCTGCCCCCTCGACGCGCGACCGGCGGCAGCGCGTCGCGCTCGCGGCCGTTGGCCTGGCCTGGGTGCTCGTGGGCGGCGCGGTCGGCAGCGCGCTCGGTGCCAGCCGGCACTGGGTGCCGCGGTACGGCTACCTCGCGGCCACACCGGGAGACGCCCTGCTCCACCCCTGGCGCACGCTCCCCCGCCTCGTGCTCGGCCTGGGCCGGGTGGACAACCTCACGCTCGTGGTGATCTGCCTCGGGGCGCTGGCCATCCTGCCCGTCCTGAGCCCGCGCCGGCTGCTGCTCGCGGGCCTGGTCGCACTGCCATTTCTCACCGCCCAGGACGCGAACCTGCACACGTTGCGCTTCCATTACGAGGCCCCGGTACTGCCCTTCCTGCTCCTTGCGGCCGCGACCGGCGTCACGCGGCTCGACGCCGAGCGCGCCCGCGCCGCAAGCCGGGTCCTGGTCCCGGCCGTCACCGTGATCGTGCTGCTCGCGCTGGGCCCGCTCGACACGAAATCACTCACTGACGAGACGGTCGCCGCGGGCGACGCCCGCCGTGCGCTCTCGTCCGTCGGCCCCAATGACCGGGTGGTGGCCGACGACCAGCTCGCCCCGCACCTCAGCCAGCGCGACTTCCTGCTGCCCTACCCGTATCCGTTCGCCGAGGCGCGCCAGCCGTTCCCGATCGCGGCGTCGGTCGCACGCGTGTCGCCTGAGGTGGCCGCCACCATCGACACGGTGGCCATCGCCGCGCTCGACGGGCCGCCACCCGAGCTGCCCGGCTTCACCTCTCACCGCTACGGCACCGTCGTCATCTACCGCCGAACGGGCGACGCAAGGTGA
- the nadA gene encoding quinolinate synthase NadA, producing the protein MLRIQTALPERYSGATDDALAAWIAAAKSTLGSRLMILGHHYQRDEVMRWADARGDSFGLSRLAADNRSAAYIVFCGVHFMAESADILTADHQQVILPDLNAGCSMADMADIDSVEEAWDALDAITDIEQLVPITYMNSSAALKAFVGRHGGAVCTSSNARAVVAWALGRGEKLLFFPDQHLGRNTAYDLGFHEADMRVWNPKFEVGGLEEREVKDATFLLWKGHCSVHQRFGVDHIEAFRAEHPDGIVIVHPECSHDVVEVADQVGSTDFIIRAVEAAPAGSTLAVGTEIHLVQRLASEHPDRTVVSLDPLICPCSTMFRIDAAHLAWVLENLVDGRVVNRITVDDETAASARVALERMLAIV; encoded by the coding sequence ATGCTCAGAATCCAGACGGCGCTCCCCGAGCGCTACTCCGGTGCAACCGACGACGCCTTGGCCGCGTGGATCGCCGCGGCCAAATCGACGCTCGGGTCGCGGCTGATGATCCTCGGCCACCATTACCAGCGCGACGAGGTGATGCGCTGGGCCGACGCTCGGGGCGACTCCTTCGGGCTGTCGCGGCTGGCGGCCGACAACCGCTCCGCCGCGTACATCGTGTTCTGCGGTGTGCACTTCATGGCCGAGTCGGCCGACATCCTCACCGCCGACCACCAGCAGGTGATCCTCCCCGACCTCAACGCAGGATGCTCGATGGCCGACATGGCCGACATCGACTCGGTCGAGGAGGCCTGGGACGCCCTCGATGCGATCACCGACATCGAGCAGCTGGTGCCGATCACGTACATGAACTCGTCGGCCGCACTGAAGGCATTCGTCGGCCGCCACGGTGGAGCCGTGTGCACGTCGTCGAACGCGCGGGCCGTCGTCGCGTGGGCCCTGGGACGCGGGGAGAAGCTGCTCTTCTTCCCCGATCAGCACCTGGGCCGCAACACCGCCTACGACCTCGGCTTCCACGAGGCCGACATGCGGGTCTGGAACCCGAAGTTCGAGGTCGGCGGGCTCGAGGAGCGCGAGGTCAAGGACGCGACCTTCCTGCTCTGGAAGGGGCACTGCTCGGTGCACCAGCGCTTCGGCGTCGACCACATCGAGGCGTTCCGTGCGGAGCACCCGGACGGCATCGTGATCGTTCATCCCGAGTGCTCCCACGACGTGGTCGAGGTGGCGGATCAGGTCGGCTCGACCGACTTCATCATCCGAGCCGTCGAGGCGGCGCCCGCCGGCTCCACTCTCGCGGTCGGCACCGAGATCCACCTGGTGCAGCGGCTCGCCTCCGAGCACCCCGACCGCACGGTGGTGTCGCTCGACCCGCTCATCTGCCCGTGCTCCACCATGTTTCGCATCGACGCCGCCCACCTGGCCTGGGTGCTCGAGAACCTGGTCGACGGGAGGGTGGTCAACCGCATCACCGTCGACGACGAGACCGCAGCGTCTGCCCGGGTGGCGTTGGAGCGCATGCTGGCGATCGTCTGA
- a CDS encoding UDP-4-amino-4,6-dideoxy-N-acetyl-beta-L-altrosamine transaminase, with the protein MIPYGHQSIDDDDIAAVVKVLKSDRLTQGPYIDEFEEGLARRVGARFAVAFANGTAALHAAAAAAELGPRDVVVTSPLSFAASANCVRYVGATPGLVDIDPSTLNLDPHRIPQDCAGLVAVHYAGLPMHLAALPHRPPLVIEDAAHALGAMTPDGPVGNCAHSDMCVFSFHPVKAITTGEGGAVTTNSSDLVDRLRAFRHHGIVPKPAGGGWYYEIDHLAYNYRLTDIQAALGTSQLGKLDRFVARRQALAVAYRERLAGLSLELPPEPPPGFTHAYHLFPVRVRDRRRVYDGLHRAGIGVQVHYVPIYRHPIYRDAFPNAAFPNTERAYEGLLSLPLFPDLTEVEQDLVVEVLAGLL; encoded by the coding sequence GTGATCCCGTACGGGCACCAGTCGATCGACGACGACGACATCGCCGCCGTGGTGAAGGTGCTGAAGAGTGACCGCTTGACCCAGGGCCCCTACATCGACGAGTTCGAGGAGGGGCTGGCCCGGCGGGTCGGTGCCCGGTTCGCGGTCGCGTTCGCGAACGGAACCGCGGCGCTGCACGCGGCCGCGGCGGCCGCGGAGCTCGGTCCACGCGACGTCGTCGTCACGTCGCCGCTCTCGTTCGCAGCCAGCGCGAACTGCGTCCGCTATGTCGGCGCAACGCCGGGCCTCGTCGACATCGACCCCTCGACGTTGAACCTCGACCCCCACCGGATCCCGCAGGACTGTGCCGGCCTGGTGGCAGTGCACTACGCCGGACTGCCCATGCACCTCGCCGCGCTCCCCCACCGGCCGCCCCTGGTCATCGAGGACGCGGCTCACGCGCTCGGTGCGATGACGCCCGATGGCCCCGTTGGCAACTGCGCGCACTCCGACATGTGCGTCTTCTCCTTCCATCCGGTGAAGGCCATCACGACCGGAGAGGGTGGTGCGGTCACCACCAACTCCTCCGATCTGGTCGACCGGTTGCGGGCGTTCCGCCATCACGGGATCGTGCCCAAGCCCGCGGGCGGCGGTTGGTACTACGAGATCGACCACCTCGCCTACAACTACCGGCTCACCGACATCCAAGCGGCCCTGGGCACGAGCCAGTTGGGCAAGCTCGACCGCTTCGTCGCCCGGCGACAGGCGTTGGCCGTCGCCTATCGCGAGCGCCTCGCCGGGCTCTCGCTCGAGCTCCCGCCCGAGCCCCCTCCGGGGTTCACGCACGCGTACCACCTGTTCCCGGTGCGCGTACGCGACCGTCGCCGCGTCTACGACGGGCTGCACCGGGCGGGCATCGGCGTGCAGGTGCACTACGTGCCGATCTACCGCCACCCGATCTACCGCGACGCCTTCCCCAACGCCGCCTTCCCCAACACCGAGCGGGCCTACGAGGGTCTGCTGTCGCTGCCGCTCTTCCCGGACCTCACCGAGGTCGAGCAGGACCTCGTCGTGGAGGTGCTCGCTGGCCTCCTGTGA
- the hisH gene encoding imidazole glycerol phosphate synthase subunit HisH — protein MKRVAIVDYGMCNLDSVRRAFEECSSAPFVTDEPTDLAAADLIVLPGVGAFPDAMANLRDRALDKALDDEVLGNRVPFLGICLGMQLLATTGHEGGETPGLGWIDADVCRLRPTPEDPRVPHMGWNEVVPARESPLFAGMPPAGDFYFVHSYHVACHDNTDVVATTPYCGGFVSAIQRDNILAVQFHPEKSQERGFEVLRRFLAL, from the coding sequence ATGAAGCGCGTCGCGATCGTCGACTACGGCATGTGCAACCTCGACTCGGTGCGACGCGCCTTCGAGGAGTGCTCGTCTGCGCCGTTCGTCACTGACGAGCCGACGGATCTGGCCGCCGCCGACCTCATCGTCCTGCCCGGCGTCGGTGCGTTCCCCGACGCGATGGCGAACCTCCGCGATCGCGCGCTCGACAAGGCCCTCGACGACGAGGTGCTCGGCAACCGGGTGCCGTTCCTCGGCATCTGCCTGGGGATGCAGCTCCTGGCCACCACAGGGCACGAGGGAGGCGAGACGCCGGGGTTGGGCTGGATCGACGCCGACGTGTGCCGGCTGCGGCCGACACCGGAGGACCCGCGGGTGCCGCACATGGGATGGAACGAGGTGGTACCGGCGCGTGAGTCGCCGCTGTTCGCAGGCATGCCGCCCGCCGGCGACTTCTACTTCGTGCACAGCTATCACGTCGCGTGCCACGACAACACCGATGTGGTCGCCACCACGCCGTACTGCGGCGGGTTCGTGTCGGCGATCCAACGCGACAACATCCTCGCCGTGCAGTTCCACCCCGAGAAGAGTCAGGAGCGCGGGTTCGAGGTGCTCCGCAGGTTCCTCGCCCTCTGA
- the hisF gene encoding imidazole glycerol phosphate synthase subunit HisF: protein MLKVRIIPTLLYKDFGLVKGVQFDSRRQIGSAMQAVKVYNLRGVDELVFLDVTATLEGRAPDVELIDELADECFMPLTVGGGVRSLDDVRRLLRVGADKVAINTAAAVTPDLVRRAAERFGSQCVVVSIDTRTDDAGTTTVWTHSGTVTARRDPLEWAQEVEALGAGEILLTSIDRDGTMTGYDLETLGRVAGGVSIPVIASGGAGSYDHFAAALDEGAAAVAAASIFHFTEQTPREAKLFLQERRFPVRL, encoded by the coding sequence ATGCTCAAGGTCCGGATCATCCCCACGCTTCTCTACAAGGACTTCGGCCTCGTCAAAGGCGTGCAGTTCGATTCCCGCCGGCAGATCGGCAGCGCCATGCAGGCCGTGAAGGTCTACAACCTCCGAGGTGTCGACGAGCTCGTGTTCCTCGACGTCACCGCCACGCTCGAGGGTCGCGCGCCCGACGTGGAGTTGATCGACGAGTTGGCCGACGAGTGCTTCATGCCGCTGACGGTCGGTGGAGGCGTCCGTTCGCTGGACGACGTCCGCCGCCTGTTGCGGGTGGGCGCAGACAAGGTGGCGATCAACACAGCGGCGGCCGTGACGCCGGACCTCGTTCGTCGGGCGGCGGAGCGATTCGGATCGCAGTGCGTGGTCGTGTCGATCGACACCCGCACCGATGACGCGGGCACGACCACGGTGTGGACGCACTCGGGCACGGTGACCGCCCGGAGAGATCCACTCGAGTGGGCCCAGGAAGTCGAAGCGCTGGGCGCCGGCGAGATCCTCCTGACGTCGATCGACCGCGACGGCACGATGACGGGCTACGACCTCGAGACGCTCGGCCGCGTGGCCGGTGGGGTTTCGATCCCGGTGATCGCGTCCGGCGGCGCCGGCAGCTACGACCACTTCGCAGCGGCCCTCGACGAGGGTGCGGCAGCCGTCGCCGCCGCCAGCATCTTCCATTTCACCGAGCAGACACCCAGGGAAGCCAAGCTGTTCCTGCAGGAGCGCCGGTTCCCCGTGCGCCTCTGA
- a CDS encoding methyltransferase domain-containing protein → MTDRASTTPEARRLEGLWSGDFGDDYVDRNTDFSHRRAFWASALRERRMTRVLEVGCNIGGNLEWIADDAAYRLVVGVDVNTRALRGLRTRVPSARAVESPARALPFRDRAFDLVFTMGVLIHQPDDTLSQVMGEMVRCSRRWVLCGEYFAPEPTEVAYRSQEGALFKRDYGRLFCEASPDLTMTDTGFLSRRDGWDDVTWWLLERR, encoded by the coding sequence ATGACCGATCGAGCGAGCACCACGCCGGAGGCCCGTCGCCTCGAGGGTCTCTGGAGCGGCGACTTCGGCGACGACTACGTCGATCGCAACACCGATTTCTCGCATCGCCGTGCGTTCTGGGCGAGCGCGCTGCGCGAGCGACGGATGACGCGGGTGCTGGAGGTGGGCTGCAACATCGGCGGCAACCTCGAGTGGATCGCCGACGACGCGGCCTACCGGCTCGTCGTTGGCGTGGACGTGAACACGCGTGCGCTCCGCGGCCTCCGTACGCGCGTGCCGTCCGCCCGGGCGGTGGAGTCACCCGCCCGCGCGCTGCCATTCCGCGACCGGGCGTTCGACCTGGTCTTCACCATGGGCGTTCTCATCCATCAACCTGACGACACCCTCTCGCAGGTCATGGGCGAGATGGTTCGCTGCTCGCGGCGCTGGGTTCTCTGCGGCGAGTACTTCGCGCCGGAGCCGACCGAGGTCGCCTACCGGAGTCAGGAAGGCGCGCTCTTCAAGCGCGACTACGGACGACTGTTCTGTGAAGCGTCTCCGGATCTGACGATGACCGACACGGGCTTCCTGAGCCGTCGCGACGGCTGGGACGACGTCACCTGGTGGTTGCTCGAGCGGCGCTGA
- a CDS encoding class I SAM-dependent methyltransferase, translating into MSTALLETVACAVCGSTSARPARVRAPRDDHARELGLPGGRSRWVVCEDCGLVYQSPRLGVAAVGDLYAGGDYHEIRGALDWAGGQAQLHDRPGRALDIGCGVGGAMVDLRDRGWQVVGVEPDPVLAEVGRTRFGLEVRSGFFDGTTFVDGESFDLVYSCHVWEHLAAPRETCMAAHELLAKTRGHLLIVVPTFRRARTLAWSCFTAPHTYMFTEVSLGNLLEASGFDVVLHRYAAGADTELWLLARARTGPAASGRVTRRRESPAAVQRELATVPLRAPLGLPGRLGDHARTLMADPTEFTARLTRWSRSRLARVQSALRR; encoded by the coding sequence ATGAGCACCGCGCTGCTCGAAACCGTGGCCTGCGCGGTGTGCGGGTCGACGTCGGCGCGTCCGGCTCGAGTTCGCGCCCCGCGTGACGACCATGCCCGAGAGCTCGGCCTTCCGGGCGGTCGCAGCCGGTGGGTCGTGTGCGAGGACTGTGGGCTGGTCTATCAGTCGCCCCGACTCGGTGTGGCTGCGGTCGGCGACCTCTACGCCGGTGGCGACTACCACGAGATCCGGGGCGCTCTCGACTGGGCGGGCGGTCAGGCGCAGTTGCACGACCGGCCGGGTCGGGCGCTCGACATCGGTTGTGGCGTCGGCGGGGCGATGGTCGATCTCCGCGATCGCGGGTGGCAGGTCGTCGGCGTGGAGCCCGATCCGGTGCTGGCGGAGGTAGGTCGGACACGCTTCGGGCTCGAGGTGCGAAGCGGGTTCTTCGACGGCACCACGTTTGTTGACGGCGAGTCGTTCGACCTGGTGTACAGCTGCCACGTCTGGGAGCACCTCGCCGCACCCCGCGAGACTTGCATGGCCGCGCATGAGCTGCTCGCAAAGACGCGCGGCCATCTGCTCATCGTGGTGCCGACCTTCCGCCGGGCGCGCACCCTGGCGTGGTCCTGTTTCACCGCGCCGCACACGTACATGTTCACCGAGGTGTCGCTGGGCAACCTGCTGGAGGCGAGCGGGTTCGACGTGGTGCTCCATCGTTATGCTGCCGGCGCCGACACCGAGCTTTGGTTGCTCGCTCGGGCGAGAACCGGGCCCGCCGCCTCGGGCCGCGTGACCCGGCGTCGCGAGTCGCCCGCAGCCGTGCAGCGCGAGCTCGCCACCGTCCCGCTCCGCGCCCCTCTGGGGCTGCCGGGTCGGCTCGGCGATCACGCGCGCACGCTGATGGCGGACCCCACGGAGTTCACGGCCCGGCTCACTCGCTGGTCGCGGAGTCGCCTCGCCCGGGTGCAGTCCGCGCTTCGGCGGTAA
- a CDS encoding glycosyltransferase family 2 protein, whose amino-acid sequence MSANVVRGDEIGPGLVPGVSVLLPTLNERTFIRDCLDSLLAQDYPNLIEILVLDGGSTDGTGDVAAGDGGVVRVIPNGGITAAAAMNVGIAAARGEIVVRADAHTLYERDYVSRCVDALEAGPAVVGGLMRAVGTTNFGRAVAAVTSHPAGVGPGRFHYARDAADVETVYLGAWRRQTVEEVGGFDERLQWGAEDQELNYRVRRAGGRIRLDPSIRSWYFPRSTPRALWRQYYNYGLCKASTLKKHRTLPYWRPLAPASMVVVVTGATAWAIWSRRPAPAMVPTVYFLGLVAVASRVATDPGVAPHRALAALGICHWAYGLGLWSGVWRIVTGRPFDHRPRQHR is encoded by the coding sequence GTGAGCGCGAACGTTGTCCGAGGCGACGAGATTGGGCCTGGCCTCGTGCCGGGCGTGTCCGTCCTGCTTCCGACGTTGAACGAGCGCACCTTCATCCGCGATTGCCTCGACTCGCTTCTCGCTCAGGATTATCCGAACCTCATCGAGATCCTCGTCCTCGACGGTGGCTCCACTGACGGCACCGGCGATGTCGCAGCCGGCGACGGCGGAGTCGTGCGCGTGATCCCGAACGGGGGCATCACCGCGGCCGCGGCGATGAACGTCGGCATTGCTGCGGCCAGGGGCGAGATCGTGGTGCGCGCCGATGCGCACACGTTGTACGAGCGGGATTACGTCAGTCGCTGCGTCGACGCGCTCGAGGCGGGGCCTGCCGTGGTGGGCGGCCTGATGCGCGCGGTCGGGACGACCAACTTCGGCCGCGCGGTTGCGGCCGTCACGTCGCATCCGGCCGGCGTCGGGCCCGGTCGCTTTCACTACGCACGGGATGCCGCCGATGTGGAGACGGTGTACCTGGGCGCCTGGCGACGGCAGACCGTCGAGGAGGTCGGTGGATTCGACGAGCGGCTGCAATGGGGGGCTGAAGACCAGGAGCTCAACTACCGGGTGCGGCGCGCCGGTGGCCGTATTCGGCTCGATCCTTCGATTCGTTCGTGGTACTTCCCCCGGTCGACGCCCCGAGCGCTCTGGCGTCAGTACTACAACTACGGCCTCTGCAAGGCCTCGACGCTGAAGAAGCACCGCACGCTGCCGTACTGGCGGCCCCTCGCACCGGCTTCGATGGTCGTTGTCGTGACCGGCGCGACCGCTTGGGCGATCTGGTCCCGTCGACCGGCGCCGGCGATGGTCCCGACCGTCTACTTCCTCGGCTTGGTCGCGGTCGCGTCGCGCGTGGCGACCGACCCGGGCGTCGCGCCGCACCGGGCGCTGGCGGCGCTCGGCATCTGCCACTGGGCGTACGGCCTCGGCCTCTGGTCGGGTGTCTGGCGGATCGTGACCGGGCGTCCGTTCGACCACCGGCCGCGGCAGCATCGCTGA
- the pseI gene encoding pseudaminic acid synthase, with translation MTGARDVIEIGGRLVGPGHPVFVIAELSANHAGEYERAADLVRFAAEAGVDAVKLQTYTPDTMTISSDDDVFRVGEGTEWAGRSLYDLYTEAQTPWEWHEPLKELAENVGLQLFSSPFDRRALRFLDELDVPAIKIASFEIVDLALVRAAAETGRPLILSTGMATKAEITEAVSAARAAGGEQIALLRCNSAYPAPAAEMDLRTIPDMAAEWRVPIGLSDHTVGLAAAIASVALGASLLEKHVTLSRSEPGPDRAFSLEPHELTMMVDAVREAEQALGTVRYGPSEHEHASLAFRRSLFVVEDVTAGERFTTDNVRSIRPGAGLAPKHLDTVLERRAARDLRRGTPLTWDAVGE, from the coding sequence ATGACCGGCGCGCGTGACGTCATCGAGATCGGTGGCCGCCTCGTCGGGCCCGGCCATCCGGTCTTCGTGATCGCCGAGCTGTCAGCGAACCACGCCGGTGAGTACGAACGTGCCGCCGACCTCGTTCGATTCGCGGCGGAGGCCGGGGTCGACGCGGTCAAGCTCCAGACCTACACGCCTGACACGATGACGATCTCCAGCGACGACGATGTCTTCCGCGTCGGGGAGGGAACCGAGTGGGCGGGGCGCAGTCTCTACGACCTCTACACCGAGGCACAGACGCCCTGGGAGTGGCACGAGCCGCTGAAGGAGCTCGCCGAGAACGTCGGTCTCCAGCTGTTCTCGTCACCCTTCGATCGTCGCGCGCTCCGCTTCCTCGACGAGTTGGATGTGCCCGCGATCAAGATCGCGTCGTTCGAAATCGTCGACCTGGCGTTGGTCCGCGCGGCCGCGGAGACTGGACGGCCGCTCATACTCTCCACCGGCATGGCGACGAAGGCGGAGATCACCGAGGCCGTGTCGGCGGCGCGGGCGGCCGGTGGCGAACAGATCGCCCTGCTTCGGTGCAACAGCGCCTATCCGGCGCCTGCCGCGGAGATGGACCTTCGCACCATCCCCGACATGGCGGCGGAGTGGCGCGTCCCGATCGGTCTGTCCGACCACACTGTGGGCCTCGCGGCCGCGATTGCTTCCGTCGCCCTGGGCGCTTCGCTCCTCGAGAAGCACGTCACCCTCTCGCGTTCCGAACCGGGCCCTGACCGCGCCTTCTCGCTGGAACCGCACGAGCTCACGATGATGGTGGACGCCGTTCGCGAGGCCGAGCAGGCGCTGGGCACCGTCCGCTACGGGCCGTCCGAGCACGAGCACGCGAGCCTCGCGTTTCGCCGGTCGTTGTTCGTCGTGGAAGACGTCACCGCGGGCGAGCGCTTCACGACCGACAACGTGCGCTCGATCCGTCCCGGTGCTGGATTGGCTCCCAAGCACCTCGACACCGTGCTGGAGCGGCGGGCGGCGAGGGACCTGCGACGGGGGACGCCCCTCACCTGGGACGCCGTGGGAGAGTGA
- a CDS encoding GNAT family N-acetyltransferase, with the protein MTGTLLVRADGGGPMGAGHVMRQLALAQTWAGRDGRVVLAAANLPGALATRWRDSGFEVSRLQGDPDRDAAALLDLAAVEAPDWISFDGYHLGPTRQREVAHAGYRLLVVDDHGALGRYFAEVIVDQNLGATATDYAERPAGSVLLLGLRYALLRREFSHDSPARSMTCREPLRLLVTLGGSPEVALLDVIRAGVGAARCAVELVEIGSGMPVADVAALMASCDLAVSAAGSTCWELCATGLPAALVVTAPNQAPVAARLAAHGVALNLGPSTELTAACVAETVEGLARDPEQRAVMAARGRALVDGRGASRVVAVMRSRLLALRAAVADDARLLWEWANDPTVRAAAFSQDPIPWTSHQAWMRERLRDPACRIYIAERHGRPLGQIRFQPKGPAPGRTEVGLSVVAGSRGEGWGSALIMAGVARVREEGFNEPLHALVKRDNVASALAFDTAGFERITDLDDPDGVLHLVAGPGQAGRDAS; encoded by the coding sequence ATGACCGGGACGCTGCTCGTCAGGGCCGATGGTGGTGGGCCCATGGGTGCGGGCCACGTGATGCGCCAACTGGCGCTCGCCCAGACTTGGGCAGGGCGCGACGGGCGGGTGGTCCTCGCCGCCGCGAACCTGCCCGGCGCACTCGCGACCCGTTGGCGCGACTCGGGGTTCGAGGTGAGCCGGCTTCAGGGCGACCCCGACCGCGATGCCGCCGCCCTGCTCGACCTCGCGGCGGTCGAGGCGCCGGACTGGATCTCGTTCGACGGGTACCACTTGGGTCCGACGCGTCAGAGAGAGGTCGCGCACGCGGGGTACCGGCTCCTGGTGGTGGACGATCACGGCGCGCTCGGCCGCTACTTCGCCGAGGTCATCGTCGACCAGAACCTGGGTGCGACCGCGACGGACTACGCCGAGCGGCCCGCGGGCTCCGTGTTGCTGCTCGGTCTCCGCTACGCACTCCTGCGCCGGGAGTTCAGCCACGACTCGCCGGCGCGGTCGATGACTTGTCGCGAGCCGTTGCGCCTTCTCGTCACGCTGGGTGGGAGCCCAGAGGTCGCGTTGCTCGACGTCATCCGGGCCGGGGTGGGTGCGGCGCGATGTGCGGTCGAGCTGGTCGAGATCGGGTCCGGCATGCCCGTCGCCGACGTGGCGGCGTTGATGGCATCGTGCGACCTCGCCGTGTCTGCCGCGGGGTCGACGTGCTGGGAGCTCTGCGCTACCGGGCTTCCCGCTGCGCTCGTGGTCACCGCACCCAATCAGGCGCCGGTTGCCGCACGCCTCGCCGCCCACGGTGTGGCACTGAACCTCGGACCGTCCACCGAGCTGACGGCCGCGTGCGTCGCCGAAACCGTGGAGGGTCTCGCTCGCGACCCGGAGCAGCGAGCGGTCATGGCGGCGCGGGGACGGGCGTTGGTCGACGGCCGCGGCGCGTCGCGTGTTGTCGCGGTCATGCGGTCCCGCCTCCTCGCGCTACGAGCTGCGGTTGCAGACGACGCCCGCCTGTTGTGGGAATGGGCGAACGACCCCACTGTGCGCGCGGCTGCGTTCTCGCAGGACCCGATCCCGTGGACGAGCCATCAGGCCTGGATGAGGGAGCGCCTCCGCGATCCGGCGTGTCGCATCTACATCGCCGAGCGACACGGCCGCCCGCTGGGCCAGATTCGTTTCCAGCCGAAGGGGCCGGCTCCCGGCCGTACCGAGGTCGGCCTGAGCGTGGTCGCCGGCTCCCGTGGCGAAGGTTGGGGCTCGGCCCTGATCATGGCGGGGGTGGCGCGCGTGCGTGAAGAAGGCTTCAACGAACCCCTCCACGCGCTGGTGAAGCGCGACAACGTCGCTTCCGCGCTGGCGTTCGATACTGCGGGTTTCGAGCGCATCACAGACCTGGACGACCCCGACGGGGTCCTCCACCTCGTGGCGGGTCCCGGTCAGGCTGGTCGTGATGCGTCGTAG
- a CDS encoding Flp family type IVb pilin — MRYGGRVVNLQLLWLHIQLRLHRDDKGASLVEYALLVALIAVVCIAAIALIGNSASTKLSTVGNSIDNTGS; from the coding sequence GTGCGATACGGGGGACGAGTCGTGAACCTTCAGTTGCTTTGGCTCCACATCCAGCTGCGGCTGCACCGGGACGACAAGGGGGCCAGCTTGGTCGAGTACGCGCTGCTCGTCGCCCTGATCGCCGTCGTCTGCATCGCCGCCATCGCCCTGATCGGGAACTCAGCCTCGACCAAGCTGAGCACGGTCGGCAACTCCATCGACAACACGGGCAGCTGA